Within Alcaligenes sp. SDU_A2, the genomic segment CACCGTAGACCTCCTGGGCCCGGCGCGTGAACGAGTCAATAAAACTGTTGGCGACCCGATTGAAAATGGGCCCCACCACCATTTCCAGCGCCCGGCTGGAAAACTCGTAATCCATGGTAAAGACCACTTTACAGCCGTCCGTGCCCAAGGCCGTGAACTGCCAGTCTCCGGTCAGGGCGGAAAAAGGTCCGTCGACCAAACGCAGGACAATATGCTTGGGATAGTCGTGTTCGTTACGGGTGGTGAAGGTCTGACGTATGCCGGCAATGCTGATGGTGACCGAGGCCTGCATGCCGTGTTCGCTGCGCTGCTGGACGCTGGCCCCGCCGCACCAGGGCATGAACTCGGGGTACTTTTCCACATCGGCCACCAGATCGAACATCTGCTCGCAGCTGTAAGGAACAAGGACGGATCGTTTAACTGTATGCATCAGGTCAGGTTAATAGATAGAATGTTCTGATTTTACAATCTAAGGCTGGCAATTGATTCATGAGCATTGTTGATAACCGCAAGGCAACCCACGAATACTTCATCGAAGAGCGCTTCGAGGCCGGGCTGGTACTGGAAGGCTGGGAAGTCAAGGCGATCCGGGCCGGCCATGTGCAGCTCAAAGAAAGCTATGTCATTGTGCGCGACGGCGAACTATACGTACT encodes:
- a CDS encoding type II toxin-antitoxin system RatA family toxin; protein product: MHTVKRSVLVPYSCEQMFDLVADVEKYPEFMPWCGGASVQQRSEHGMQASVTISIAGIRQTFTTRNEHDYPKHIVLRLVDGPFSALTGDWQFTALGTDGCKVVFTMDYEFSSRALEMVVGPIFNRVANSFIDSFTRRAQEVYGD